Below is a genomic region from Fulvia fulva chromosome 13, complete sequence.
GAAGACCGTCTTGCCGGTGTATACCAAGACGCTGGATTGTCGATTCGACAAACTGACTGGACGAGACGGGACTCTCTACGGTCTGGATAAGCTTGTTCGCACCCGAAACGACGGAGGACTGCGTAATGTGGCTGTGACTGTGGGTGCAGAATCGAGGCTTTGTGTAACTGATGTACCTGACGTGCCTGCAGCGGTGTTGTCATTGCAGCGACAAAGCCGGTTGGGGTAAGTGACAGGAACAGGAATAGATGTACCAAGCATTTCGATGATCCGCGGGGCGAGGGATGATGGGTGTATAAGAGGATGGTACCGCGTCGTTGGGATAGAGACTTGACACAGTCAATCAAGCAGCCAAACCACAACAGCAACTGATCCAATACTCACCAACCAACACCATCAAAAATGCAGTACACGACCATCCTGACCACCGCGCTCATCGCAACAGCAAACGTCGCCTGCGCCGACTGGCTCGACCAAGAAGACGTCCCATCCCAATGCAACGACGTCTGCCGCCCAGTCGTCCAAGCCTCAGACCGCTGCGAGGACCAGTTCGACGACGATGATGATCAGAGGAACTGTATCTGTACCACAGCCGACTTCAACACCATCATCCCGAACTGTGAGCTTTGCATTAGGAACTCGAGTGATGATGAGGATGGTGAGTGATGCGGTAGCGTGGCTGGCGATGAAGGGAGTGCTGATGGTTATTACAGAGATCCGTGACCTGAGACAGGACTGTGGTCTTCCTAACCCAACTGGTAGTGCCACTGGGAGTGCGCAGAGTACGCCGTCTGTGACGACTTCGACTTCGATGGCGACGGTTACTCAGGATGGGACTACTACGACGTCGCAGAGTGTGGTGATTGTGACGCTTACTACTGGCAACGCGCAGACGTCGCCGACTAGTGGTTCGAGCGACAGTGATGATGataacaacaacaacaaccaGAACGGTGCCGGATCGACAGTTGCCTCGCTTGCTGCCGCCGGTGCGATGGCTATCGGTGCAGTGTTGATGGCAGCCTTCTAAACAACAGGGTAGACCTCAGGCCGTGGAACGAGACGATGAGAAGCACGAATACTCGATTAGAACGGGTTTGATTAACCTAGCATAATATACCCCAGCCATTCCTTCATAATCCATCAGATTCCCCTCTCTACCTTACGCCTTGCTCGCCGCAAAGTCCGCAGCATCTTGTGCATACTTCGAGACCGTTGCGCTGTGTACGCTCGAATCGTTGTCGGAGGAGCAGTACGGGTCGCCTTCATCGCAGTAGCTCTTCAGAACTGACGCGTAGGTGTTCAATAACTCCAGACTATCGCCGTCGTCTCGGCGGGAGAAGATTCCGTCGGTTGTGGATGTGCCTTCGTTGAAGGATTGGCCTTCGGAGAAGGTTGGGTCGCCGAAGACGACGACGGCTTTGACTGGGGGATGTGTTAGTAAGGGTTGAACGACCACGAAATTGGAAAAAACATACTGTTGCTCTTGTACTTGCTATCAATAGGCGCAGGCTTCGCAACACCTCCCGCCAACACATTGGTCATCACATTCCCACCTTGCGAGTAGCCGACGAGCACAATCTTGCTATCAGATCCGCAAGCCTCGACGTAGTCCTCAATCTTCTGGGTGACGTCGTTCTGGCCGTCTGCAACGCTGGTTGGGTAGATTGAGTCTGCCGAGATGATTGCTGCAGGATAGTCGACTGCTACAGAGTACGAGCCGGAGACTCGTGCTTCGATCAAGTTCCCGACTTCACCTGGGGTTCCTTCGCCTTCTGGCTGGTTGGAGCCGCGGGCTACGATGATGTAGAAGCCTGTTGCGCACTCGACTTGACGCTGGACCAGGGAGAGTGGTGCTGCTGCTGCGAGGGCGGCGAAGCCGGTTGAGAGGAGAGCTGTGCGGACCATGGCTGCTGTTGACGACCGGGGAGCCGGGAGCGAATGTTGAAGCGAAGGACAGGTGCTGCTGGCCTGGCGTGCAGGTGTGATGTGGTGTCTACTGTCTTATGTAGTGCCTCCAGCTCCGAGCCTAGCCATGTCTCGCATGAGGATTCGTATATCGCGCATTGGAACTATTCGACATTAGCTGTATAGCTCGACATGTACCTCGAGTAGATCTTCGCCGCATCAATATATACTCCGAGAGAGCTGTTCATGCCAAGGATTGCAAGCCACAAATTAGCTTTGCGCAATTGCTTCACGTGTCTGTATGACTGCCTGAAGAGGTAAGTGTCCACAACATAAGGCGAGCGTCTATAGTGGTGACCTCGCTTGTTGGAACGATAGCTCACTCTGTAAGCAGAAATTCGGCGTGCAGTTCGCTTTGAGAATGTCGCCGATCGGCAGTGAACTCATCGAGCTTCCGTACTGTGTCAAGCGCTGCTTGTTGTGCTTGGCATAGAACTTCTCCAGTCGGTAGCTTGCGAATAGCGAACTTGTGGAGACTCCAGTTCGTCCGATGTTGTCGTGCTTCCACCCCAGAGAGCACGTTGATCACTTGATCTCCGATATCGTTATCCGATATTCTTCCGACCGAATCGTCCGATGCATCTGCGAGATACAAACTGGCACATTGTTCCCATCGAGAGAGTCGAGGCAAACGACTGTGCTTGTAACTGGGGATGGTGATAGCGATGCAGCGTAGGCATGCGCGGCGAGGACCGCAGCTGAAGCCTAAAGGTTGATTG
It encodes:
- a CDS encoding Acetylxylan esterase 2, translated to MVRTALLSTGFAALAAAAPLSLVQRQVECATGFYIIVARGSNQPEGEGTPGEVGNLIEARVSGSYSVAVDYPAAIISADSIYPTSVADGQNDVTQKIEDYVEACGSDSKIVLVGYSQGGNVMTNVLAGGVAKPAPIDSKYKSNIKAVVVFGDPTFSEGQSFNEGTSTTDGIFSRRDDGDSLELLNTYASVLKSYCDEGDPYCSSDNDSSVHSATVSKYAQDAADFAASKA